The sequence TAATTGAAATTTAGCCTTTCCCTCTGTTGTGAATAGAGACAACAAACTCCGAGTACTTGTTAGCAGTATCTGCAACTCTCCCACATGACTGACTGTATTTTGAGATATCATTTTGAATTGTCATTCATACCTCGTCATTGTGGTAGTAAAGGAAATCGTTTCTTTACTTACAACCCTTCTGACGTAGAATGTGTATGCTTTACCCCAACGTCAACCGATTTTCCAACTCTCTGTACACCAACTTGGTGTCCTGTGATTTTATTCAGTTCTGATCCTAACTACCTGGAGTTAGTGTCAGACTCTCCTAGTttaagggttcagtcccacaAGAGCAccctcacttcagatgccagCTATGGTCACGGGTCACCAGAGCGCCTACAGGTCCAGCCTGGCTACAACGTGGGGGATTCCCAACCACCCTCCTCAGGCTAGATCATTGGCTAGACAAAACTTGGAAATAATACCTCAGCTATAACTGGCTGACAAAACTTGGAAATATTTACTTACACTTACCAGTTTACTATAAAGGTACAGATGAACAGTGAGATCAAGGTACACATAGGGTGAGGTCTGGAAGGCTTACAAGCCCAGGAGCTTCTGTCCTTGTGGAGTTGGGGTGGGCCACCACCCAAGCATGTGGATGCATTCACCAACCTTTGAACTCCATAGTTTAGAgatttttatggagacttcatcaCACAGTCAAGGAAGCCAAGCCTTCCTTGGTCCCAGCTTCCCCATCCTGAAATAACTCAATCTCCAGCCTTCTCACCTCAGTGGAGGATGGgggatgggactgaaagttccaagcttctaatcaggACTTGGTCTTTCTGGTGGCCAGCCCCCATCCTGAtccatccaggagcccacccagagtcTCCTCCTTAGACCAGAGATGCTCCTCTCACCCTGGAAATCCCAAGGGATTTGGGAGCTCTGTTTAACACACTCTTATCACCTCTACTACTTGGGAAATTACAAAGGCTTCAGGAGGTCTGTGTCAAGAATGGGAGCAGAGGccaaacatatatatttcttactatGTCATTAACAGGTAGTTATTAGATTTTCCATTAGATCTGGTTATGGTATGCGTTAATAAAGAAACATTACTATATCACATATTTGGCTTTCTAAAAAGTATTTTGATACCTGCATTTCAGTATAATTTCTTTGTTGTAaccttatgtattttttattgtggtaagtaTATGTAGCACAAAATTgaccattttatccattttaagtgtacagttcattgGCATCAAGCATATTCACAATGGCAACAatcaccactatccatctccagaactttttcatcttccccaactGGAACTCTGTACCCATGAAATAGTAACTCCCCATTACTCTCTGTTCCCCTCCTCTACTGGCTACTTTCTGTTTACAATTTTGAGTACTCTAGATACCTcagataagtgaaatcatacaatatttgctctttggggtctgacttgtttcacttagcatgtcttaaagatttattcatgatGTAACATGCATCAGAATCTCATGTCTTTTTGAAGTTAAATAGTATCGCATCGTATATCTAAAACgccttttgtttatccattcacctgctgctGAACTTTTGGGATGTTTCCAcctttatgaataaaactgctatgagcATTGGTGTAGACTTAACTCTTTGGAGTCCctactttcaattctttgggggtATATACCGAGGAGTGGAATCGATGCACTATttggtagttctatgtttaatctTTGAGGaatgtgtattcatttttatgcatataaAGATCATCCTGAGATGAATAGCTTAGCTCAGTCCCCAACACTTTATTTTGCATGCCTGTCGTGGCCACTAGATGGGGAGCTTCTTAGCAAGGGCTCCGCTGTCTTTCCGCTCCCTCAGTAACTCTTCCAAGATCTAGTAAATGCATTCAGGGCCCAGTGGGCGCGCTGCGTGCCCGCCACTGGCGATGTGCCGGCGACACAAAGATGCAGAAGGTACCCTAAAGGAACTCAGCCTAAAGGGAGAGTTCACGCCTGAGGATGACTAATTAAAGGCGCCCCACTCCCGCCCATGCCGCTTCCTAGATGTATGACTTGAGGCAAGGTAACCTTCCTTGGCCCCAGCTTCCCCATCCTGAAATGACTTAAAATCAACTTCCTTCCCGAAAATACAGCGCGGCctttagcacagggcctggcccgCGTTAGGCACGCAACCAAGTCGTTCGACTCAGCCGCGGCAGCAAGACAAGCTCCGCGGGCGACCTGCCTTCAGGCTTCCGGCCCGCGGCGGCTGGGGTGCGGCCAGGCGGCCCTCTCGCGCCCCGGACCCCCTCCACGCCAGCGCGGGAGCGCCCTGGGAGTGCCCCGAAGGCTGTCCCTCCGGGAGGCGCCGCATCCCCGCCCCCGGGCACCGTCCTGCCTCCCCCGGCGGCGTCGCCGGCCCGGCCCTGGGTGCAGCTCCGGGTGGCCCCGGCTCCGCCTGCAGGGTGGTGTTCGCGGCCGCGGCCGGCTGGTCTTCCGCGCCGGCGGGCGGCGCTAGTCCGGGTTCGGCCGGGGACGGCGCTCCGGCCCGGCTCCTCTCGGCGGCGGCGCACGGCCCTCTAGCCGTCCGCGGGGCGGGGACGCGGCGACGGTGGCGGCGGCTCCGTGTCGCCGGAGCCGAAGCGCGCAGGCCCGTCCCGGCGCtcgggggcgggcggggcgggggcgccaTGTGGTTCATGTACGTGCTGAGCTGGCTTTCGCTCTTCATCCAGGTGGCCTTCATCACGCTGGCCGTCGGTGAGAGTGCGCGACCCGGGTCCGCGCGGGCTCCTGTCCCGGCATCTGTGCTGGCCGGGGGTCGCATCACGAGGGCGGTCGCATCAGGGGGGCGCCGGAGCAACCCGGGAGACTCCTGTCCCATGCTCCAGCCTTCgcatccctccccttccctgtcccgCCGGATCCTGCCCCCTCTTGCTGACCCCACCAGCCCAGTGGGACCGTGGGTCCCTCCCGGTGTCACTGAACCCGCCCCGGCACTGCCTGGGAGTGGCTGACTCGAGTGCCCCTTGCCGGAGCTCGCGCATCCCCAACCGCTGCCGTGCCCACCTTCGTGGCCCTATCGCGCTGAACTTTTCCCCGACGCTTATCCCCACCCTTTGGCTTGTGGCCCTTCCTACTGCCTACTCTGTTGGACTTTGACACGCTTTTCCCTTCTGGCGAGTTTTTACTCTTGGTCCCAGCCGAGATCTCACCTCCTCCGGGAAGCTCTCCTTATGGGGTTTGGTTGTGCCCTGTACTTAGTCTGATGTAGCACCTGTCACACTGGGATCGGCTGATTGCTCTCCCTACCCCTGCCTACCCACGCTAGGTCAGGGAAGGGATCTTGCCTGGACTGGCCCGGCACTTGACCCATACTAGGTGCCTAACAGATATttagtgaatgagtgaatgaaattcCCCCTTCGTGGACCAGAGGTTAGCATTGTGCTGAGGCATCAGATACAGGTTTTTCCATTCAgttttacaaaatcttttttcAGTTGCCCTGACAAAAGTTTTGCTTCTTCAGATTTGGGAGGACCCCACATGGGCTGTTTGGTTTGTGCCTTAGGGAGTTCATGAGGGGTTGATGGGATCCCagctgcagacagaggcagaCCGGGATGGTGGAAGTGACCCTGGCTAATATTTTCCTGCTTGCTCctcttccctacccccccccccagcggcTGGACTTTATTACCTGGCAGAACTGATAGAAGAATATACAGTGGCCACCAGCAGGATCATAAAATACATGATCTGGGTAAGTGGCAGTTTTCCCCCAGGATTATCCCCTCTTTTGGCCTGCCTcaaaggaggaagtggggagagttTGTAGGGATGATGAGACCTTTGTCCCTGCTGTTTTCCTGAGGGCACCATCCCTACCTCCTTCACCTGCCCCTTGTCTCCTGAGTCTGCTCTCCAGGTCCAGGTGTTTCCTCGCTCCCCCTTCTCCAAGTGGCAGTGCTTCACTGCAGACCCTGTTCTCAGATCCTTAGGGTGACAGCTGAGTGCACACTCTGTGGTGACAAGACCATGGCTTGGCCTTTATTTGGTTGTTTCCCATTGACTCTATAGCCCCTTGCTCCCTCTGCAGCATTTAGAACGAAGAACGAACCTAAGGACGGTTTTGAGTACATGAGTTAGAGTACTGTACTCATTGCCCTCGTCCTGATTCAATCAAGTAACTTGTCCTAAGGGAGAGACACCTTCCCTGGCCTAGGCCCTGCCCTCCTGCGGTCTCACGGAAGGCTTCTGTTCCTGAAGACACAATCCTTGCCATTGATGTCAAAGTTACAGGAGTGCCTGCTGGCGGATAGATTCCTTCCAGCTTCAGGAAGGTGTGGGGATTGGGACCATTTGGATGGGAGAAGTCCAGTGCCTCTCAAGTCACCTGGTGTCAGCAGCCACTCGGGACATGGCTTGGGGTAGAGAGTTAGTAGTGGAGACAAGACCATTAGCAGTCAGCTCTGGGTTCAGAGGCCTGGCCTGTGGGTTTTGGTACAGGAATTAAATCTTCATTCTACCAACTGCCATTTGTTAAGTGCTGACGATCATAAATCCTTCAGAAGTGTTTTCAAGTCATGGGTCTCATTATTGGGTTGTGTCATCAGTTCAGTAGGTCATGCTCGgcattttcaaaaaatagaagagactAGAATTGAAATTTGATCtgtaaaatgtttacattttgctGTAAAAAATTTTGAGAATGCCATTAAAAGATGCTGCCCTTTGGGCACTGAGAGACAAGTTGGGGAGGACTTGTGAAACAAGAAGAGATTGAAGCATGAACCTAGTGTTGCCCAGAGCGGGCGGGTGTGGTTAGTAAGACCAAGAAGGCTGCCTGGAAGAGGCTCCCTGCACTGTGTCCCTCTGGTTGTTTCAGTTCTCCACAGCTGTGCTGATTGGCCTCTACGTGTTTGAGCGCTTCCCCACCTTCATGATTGGCGTGGGCCTCTTCACCAACCTCGTCTACTTTGGCCTCCTCCAGACCTTCCCCTTCATCATGCTGACCTCGCCTAACTTCATCCTTTCATGCGGTGAgaggggcagggttggggaggcAGTCGAGGTGGTTGAACTTGGCCAGCTCAGTCCAGGGCTCTCTGGGGATATAGAGAAGAGGGGCAAACCACTCAACCCAGGTCCTCCAAGAGGCCAGGCTGATTGGGAACATGGTCTTCTCACACTTGAGGAGTCTAGAGTCTACTTGGCTCTAGTGACTAATATTTGGGGGGATGGCGTGGGGGAGTAGGATATTTAGGGAGGGCTTTCCCAAGGAGGTGAATTTGAGAAGGGAGAAAATGTGGGTTTGATGTGTAGTTATGGGCCCTAAGAAACCACTTGGCCAGGAAAAGCCCAAAGCCCTACCCTGGCAGGCAGGTAGCTCCCCGCCTAGTTGTCTGgcccaaagtcttttttttttttttttttttttaagattttatttatttatttggcagacagagatcacaagtaggcagagaggcaggcagagagagagagagaagaggaagcaggctctctgctgagcagagagcccgatatggggctcgatcccaggaccctgggatcatgacctgagccgaaggcagaggctttaacccactgagccacccagacgccctggcCCAAAGTCTTGATTAACATAGGCTTCATGGGGCCGTGGGCTCCCCTGCAGGTACCGGTATTGGGGTAGACAAATATGTTTAGAGGACCCTGACCTTTCTGCCTTTAACCTGGCACTGCTTTCTGATCCTGGGAGTCATTTTTCCTCTCTGGCCTTGGGTTCTTGATCTATTCAGAGATGATGGACTCAGCTGACACACAGTAGATGGGTATAGATATCCCCAGAAAAGATTCTGGGAAGTGTTTGGTTATCAGGATTATCTTTTCTCCCATTAATCATTACTGGTCATCTAGCCTTTGGGCAGGATGTACATGTAATTGGGAGTTTCTTAGAGCTGTTTGACTATTTCTGTGGGAGAATGTGGAAAGAGAAGATTCCCAAGAAGGGCACCGGGTTAAAGCTAGGACTGGCCTCTTACCCTGAGTGCCTTGGGGAGTCCACCAGAGGATGTGTTTGGTGAGGGTTGGTGTGGGGAGTCCTTCCCTGGAGACCAGGCCTCTTCTGCATCTTCCCAGAGGGTAGAACCCTCCCTGTCCCTGCTACTATAGGAGCAGACCCTTCTGGCATCCCTTTGTTATTCCCCCAACCTGCCCTTTAGATGTCTGAGAGTTTTGCTGAAGATCTGTGGGCATTAGGCACCATCAGTCTTCCAGTTTCCCCAGTCTTAGCGTGCGGCTAGGCACGGCCAAGCTCTGCCTTAGAAGGGGAAAggcaagagaggaggaaagagaaagaagacatggCATTTGGCTCTGGTGGTCAGTTTAAGTAGGTGCTTTGTTTTGGTGCCTGCCCTTCACCTTACCATGAGAACAGGCCGGGATGCCTTTCTCTGAGCAGCGCGTCCCCAGGATCTGCAAGTTGTCTCTCTTTCCATAAATGCGGCTGCGTCCTTTACATTCCAGTTTAGACCAGTGAACCCTACCCTGGGGCAAAATGAGGAAGGACCCTCTCCCCGAGAATTTGGAGGAACCCTAAAATTGCACCCCAGAGCATGTAGCAAACTGTGCCCTTGTATTCCTGAGGAGTGAAAGCCTCCTTATTCGAGGTCTGCCCAGTTCAGAGTGGAACCTCTTGGGAGTATGTTATCTGCCCACACATGACTTCCTGTACCCACTGTGCAGGGGAGGGTACTCTTCAGGATTCACACCCATTTAAAAGCAGGTTAATTGTCACAGTGCTTTGGATTCTGTAACCAGTCTCATTCTTATGCCATTCGGAGAGCTTTCTTATCTGCCTTCTAACCCTTCTGCAGTGGGAAGGTAGGAGCTAACCACCctatttttaaagagggagaacTGTGTTTCGGAGGGTAGTGTACTTGGCTTATAGCCAGTTGGGTGTAAGACCAGGACTAAGACTTGGCCTCCCAACTCCCAGGGGCCTTTTGAAGGTTAGAAGTCCAGCTTCTTCTATAGTCTTCCCCCCAAACTGACTGACTCTTCATTCCCTCAACAGGGCTAGTGGTGGTGAATCATTACCTAGCGTTTCAGTTTTTTGCAGAAGAATATTACCCTTTCTCAGAGGTAAGAAGTGTTTGGTACGTCATACCAccagcagggacagaggaagTAAAGGGGACTTGCGTGATTTGCTTCACGAACTTAGCTGAGATTTGAATTGGTCTACACGGggataacacatttaaaaaaaatagcattgaTGAGTTTAGAAAGTGGTGTGGCTGAGGGGCAGGGATGTCTTTGGCTGAGACGGGGAGGACACTGCTCTCCTCCAGGGAGTTTTTTGGTTCTCCCAGGATCACAGCCTAACACCATGAGGTTGGGACAGGGTGTTGGGTTGGCCTTGTCTGACCCAGACCTCACGGGGCTGGGCAGTTTGCAGCCCTGCAGCCCAGCTCCTCCCAGCAGCCTGCTAGGCTTTTTTCCTCTCAGGGGTTCCCCACATGCTCCTGCTCTGGTTCGGTCCCCTGGGAAGAACAAGATCACTTTTGGGGGGAATATGGGTCAGTCATGGTTTTGCCCTCCATCTGCTTCCTTTAGTTCGGAAGAGTCGTTTGTCTTAGTGACCAGGGTTTGGGGATTGTGGTACTACTCGGTCATCCTCGACTTGCACCGTTCCCCACTGATTATCTCCACGTCTGGGGttgccctctctctgcttcctggccTCCTTCAGAGATAGGTGCGGGGCCTTCTGTGCATTCTTGACCGCCTCTGCAAGATGCATGGTGACCATGTGTCACCCACCCTTGGCACCTCCAGGGCACCGTCTTCTCAGTGTCTCTTGTTGCTAGGTCCTGGCCTATTTCACTTTCTGTCTGTGGATAATCCCGTTTGCGTTCTTTGTGTCCCTGTCGGCTGGGGAAAACATCCTGCCCTCCACCGTGCAGCCAGGAGGTGAGAAGGGGTTTGTCATGGGTCTCAGTGGGTTGACCTCAGAAGGCCTGGGTCGTGTGGGGAGCCCGAGCCCAGCCCTGTGATGGAAACACTCGGGCACCAGGTGGGGACAGCCATGCTCCCATGAAGACGGTGGCACACACACTCATCTCCCTGCCTATGTCTCCACAGATGACGTGGTCTCCAATTACTTCACCAAAGGCAAGCGGGGCAAACGCTTAGGGATCCTGGTTGTCTTCTCCTTCATCAAAGAGGCCATTCTACCCAGTCGTCAGAAGATATACTGAACCCCTTGGGGAGGGGATGCGGGGACAAGATCAGGAGAGTCGGGGCCTGGGCCTCTGCACTAGACGGGGGCTGTGAGCCTGGAAGGCACCgtcccctggccctggcccttgGCCCCTTGACTCTCCCTGAAGCCCTCATCCCCACCTTCCTTGAAGGGCTCAGCTTGGCTCAGATCTGACGCTGCTAGGGGCTGCGACCTCAGAGGGCACCGGGGAAGATGGCAGAGCCTGCTTAGCCAGGCGGCCACGGTCTCTCTGGTTAGGCAGAAGCTGAGCTCTCTGTGACCCTCCTGCCCGCTTCCATGGTGTCAGGAGGTTCTGGCTCAgctggggcaggcagggcaggagcTATGAAGCTGGAGACCAGATAGGAATAAGTTCTCTGGGCACatggctgtggggaggggccatGGCTTGGCACTTCTGAGAGAAATAGTTTTTGCTGTTGAACTGTGATTTCTGTCCCAAGTGCTGGTTCCCATTTGAATAAAGATTCTAGGTGGCACTGTTTGCCTTAATATCCTGAAAGTTcatctccctttcttcctgttgACCTTCTGCCCTGGACTGGACTGGTTTTTCTGCTCCAGAGGCTCCTTTCCTGGGTTTGGGTCTTGCCCTCTCAGAGGACTGCTCTCACTGCCCTTTGTGAGAAACGGGCAGAGATGAGGAGCCGAGCGGGGTCAGGGGAATTGGCGGAAGCAGCCTTTCTCGtgcccctcccttttcttccatctcttctttCCCCAAGGCTCCATGGCTGTGAcactgggggcagaggaaggacagTTTGGGACTGGGTTGGACTTTCAGAACATCTGCAATATCCTATTTGTAAGCCTTCCCCTGGGGAAAAGGAGTGGTTTCTGGCTGAATTCTATCTTAGgcccaaggagaaagaaaatagaaattggCTTCCAGGCAGCCTGGGTTACAgcctaatttttaagaaatgggacTGAGGGGAGAAACGGTTTGTCACTCTAAGAGCACACAGAGGCTGGCCCTCTTCTGCGTGCTCTTGGCTCCCAGGGAGCTGACCTCAGTCTCCTAAGAAGGTGGGCCAGATCCTGGCACAGACCAGCATTTGCTGACTTTGCACTCCAACTACAGTGCCTTGCAAGTACTCAGCAGTACATACGGGAGTGAAGCCTCCCCGAGAGCCCTTCCCAGCTGCGTCCTGTATGTCAGAGCAGGACAGGCAGGTGCGGAGATGCACAGTGCATATGCAGGACCTTAAAGCCAGGGAATCCCCTGTGCTTGAAATTCTTTGTATCCTGCCCCAAGTCCCACCACAGCCCTTCATTCCCTTGACTTCAGCATTTCCCATTCCTGAGAGGAGTAGCACATTTTGGTTTCTTCCTGGCGGGATTGAGATGGCCAGGCCTTTTTAGCTTATGCAGACAAGGGAAAACAAGGTAGAGGACACAGGAGGCCAGTATCATCCTCACTGCTGGGTCAGCAGCCGGCTCTGCTCTCCCTTGCCGTGTCCTTTGTTCCTCACCCCAACAGTAGGGCTTCTCTCCCAGGGGTTGCCAGTGGCCTTCTCGTGCTAAACCCAGCGGACCCTTTCATACTTTATACTGGATTGCTGCAGCACCTGACAGGGCCCGTCACCCCCGGCTTCTTGAACTGCACTTCCCTGGCACTCCTGTGGCTGGTCTTCCTCCTACCTCTGCTCTTCCTTTTAGTTTCCTGTGCAGGCTTCTCCATTTGCCCCATGCACCATGGGGTTTCTCAGGGTTCTGTTTTGGGCTCCCTAGAGGAGCCCATCCATGCTGATGGCTTCAAGGACTCTTTGCCGAGGAACTGCGAGTTGACCTCCGGCCCCAGCATCCCTCCTGATCTTCGGAACCATTGTTCTGCTGCCTTTGGGTGCACAGACAACTCTCATGGCCCAGAGGGCACTTGTTCCTGTCCTCTGCAAACCTGCCTCTTTTGGGTACCTGCCATGGCCCCAAGACTGCTCGGGAGCCAGACCAGAAACCTGCTTTCTagccctgctttctctttctgcccctcctcctgccatcTGATCTCTAAAAACTGTTAAGTTTACCTTCCCCACATCTCTTGACTCGAGCTGCACCCACAGTCATCAGCTTACACCCTGATTATTGTGACAGCTTCCTTTTCTGTCCCACAGCCAGAGTTATCTCAAATGATCAACTCACTTCCTGGCCTACaaccttccatggctccctgTTGCCCTCAGGTTAAAGTCCAGACCCCTTAGCATGGCTTGTGAGACTTGTGATGTCTGGTTCCTACTCACCTCTCTGGCCTCATCACTTGCCACCTTGCGCCCTGTGTCCCCACCTCCTGTATTCAGAGATGCCACTTTGATTCCCCTTTCTGCTCACCTGGGTACCTTCTCAGTCATTTCTCAACTTAGATCTCCCTTACTCCAAGCTTTGTCCCCTCTCCCTTCAGGACACCACACGGATCACTCTAGGCTTACTTGCCTGCTTACTGGTCTATCTCcccactagactgtaagctccttgagggcagggactgccCTTCAGTTTTTGTATCAACAGTGCCTGGCTTGGTGCCCGGTACATagaaagcactcaataaatgtttgtttaatgAACGATTTGTAGTGATGCGTCCAGGGCATAACAGGGGACCCAGGacagcttcctggaagaagtacAAGTGCTTGTATAGCCGAAACTGAAGCTACAggtcctcccttccttccccccaatGAACATATGCTGCTTATGCCTCCCTGAACTACAGAAACCTTGAAGGACTTCCATCTGAACAAGAGGCAGACTTTTCTAGTGGTTCCCCTATCCTCAAGGCCTTGCTTCTGGTGGGGAGGAGAGATAATGGGGACACCAAAGTGTCAACTTTTACAACACAAGTGCCCAGGATAGAGATTGATGCCCACTCTGAGCCCTCTGCCCTAGCTTCATCCTCCTGGGGAATCCAAGAAACTTCTTCGTGGAGAAGGGAGACCTGGGATCTAGGCTTTTGTTGAAAGAGAAGGGGCTCCGATCTTTAAGCTTGGGAGCAGGAAGTGGGAAGCCTGTGGGTACTCCTCTCCCTTCCGAACCCATCGTGAATCACCACACCTCAGCCCTCACTGGGCTGCCTCAGGTTGAGACTCTACCAAAATAAGTTTATGGGAGGCTCTTGAGGgagggcagagtggggagccctTGATGGGCTCGCACAGTGGCCAGGAAGGCTTCATCAAAGGTCTCACGCAGGTTCATGGCCAGAGTATCGGTCCAAAAGTTTTCGTCACCAAAGTGCCGCTTCTGGGGCACAGTGCTCATGCTGACAGGGCAGAAGCCCTGGGGCACTTTCAACCTGTGTGGCCGCACTGAAGGATGCAGCTCTTGGACTACCACCTCGAAAGGCAACTGGGGCACAGGTGCTACCCGGCTGCCAGCCACCGTGCGCAGCTGTACACCACCGTACCGGTCAGACCTCACCTCGAGGAAGCTGCTGAAGTCATGCTCCGGGCTGGGGTCTGGATGTACACCCAGGCGGATGCCCTGTGGGAAGCCAATCTGGGTGGTGGGCGATCTGGCAGGGTTGTTGCTAACATTCCATGACTTGGGCCGCCTGACCATGGGCTGCATGTAGGTGGGGGTGGGTATCCCCGAAGGTTGCAGCTTGGGCACTGAGGTCTGCCACAGGCGTGCCTCTGGGGAGGGGTAGAAGCTCTTCTGGTGCCCCTGGCGCTTGGGAGTCCTGGAGACAGTGATCGCTGGCTGGGGGGCATAAGGTGCTTGCTTGGTATTGCGAGTCTGGGACTGGCCTCGGAGCAGCTGCTTGGGATGGAGCCACTTCTTCCAATCGGCTTCTCTCAGAATTTGGTGCTCTTTCTGCAACATCAGAGGGTACGAGACAGAGACAGTCATGGAgggctgcccctcctccctgctcccataGAAGGGGCTCTTGTGGCTGTAGCCCTTGGAAACCTCAAGTGTCACTGGCCAGAAACAGCCACACCCCAGGAGGCCTAAGTCTGAGGAGAGAGACTTCCTGCCTCATGGGCCTTTGTTCTGCCCTTGTTCTGACAGGGAGAGAACTACTGCTGGAAGGGAGCCCTTGGGCTGATGGGGCAAGTTTGACAGGGCCTCTGCCCTAAGTGAGGTCTCCAGTCC comes from Mustela nigripes isolate SB6536 chromosome 7, MUSNIG.SB6536, whole genome shotgun sequence and encodes:
- the TEX261 gene encoding protein TEX261 isoform X1 → MWFMYVLSWLSLFIQVAFITLAVAAGLYYLAELIEEYTVATSRIIKYMIWFSTAVLIGLYVFERFPTFMIGVGLFTNLVYFGLLQTFPFIMLTSPNFILSCGLVVVNHYLAFQFFAEEYYPFSEVLAYFTFCLWIIPFAFFVSLSAGENILPSTVQPGDDVVSNYFTKGKRGKRLGILVVFSFIKEAILPSRQKIY
- the TEX261 gene encoding protein TEX261 isoform X2; this translates as MYDLRQAAGLYYLAELIEEYTVATSRIIKYMIWFSTAVLIGLYVFERFPTFMIGVGLFTNLVYFGLLQTFPFIMLTSPNFILSCGLVVVNHYLAFQFFAEEYYPFSEVLAYFTFCLWIIPFAFFVSLSAGENILPSTVQPGDDVVSNYFTKGKRGKRLGILVVFSFIKEAILPSRQKIY
- the ANKRD53 gene encoding ankyrin repeat domain-containing protein 53; this encodes MLPGEKVYRVSWSGPESQSPSPLPTHTNPDEGNQSAAGNYYELFAAALGNLEWLRFCLSRGRDKIPADDKGFTAIHFAAQSGKLTCLQALVEEYKFPVDLPTKNGQTPLHLVIKGDNKSMTLSCIHYLLEQGAALNTQTCSGCTPLHLAACKGLLSCVKVLVQNGANVHARDALGCKPIDYCKIWNHRDCARYLKDAMWKQDKKDFAREMGKLKRLKDQLAFMEQDYLIEYQKEHQILREADWKKWLHPKQLLRGQSQTRNTKQAPYAPQPAITVSRTPKRQGHQKSFYPSPEARLWQTSVPKLQPSGIPTPTYMQPMVRRPKSWNVSNNPARSPTTQIGFPQGIRLGVHPDPSPEHDFSSFLEVRSDRYGGVQLRTVAGSRVAPVPQLPFEVVVQELHPSVRPHRLKVPQGFCPVSMSTVPQKRHFGDENFWTDTLAMNLRETFDEAFLATVRAHQGLPTLPSLKSLP